From a single Brassica napus cultivar Da-Ae chromosome C9, Da-Ae, whole genome shotgun sequence genomic region:
- the LOC125593099 gene encoding glycosyl hydrolase 5 family protein-like → MARSISLCIFFLFISWIPKLTTSYPLSTKSRWIVDEKGQRVKLACVNWPAHLQPAVAEGLSKQPLDSISKKIVSMGFNCVRLTWPLDLMTNDTLALKVTVKQSFERLNLLDDVLGIQTHNPKILNLPIFNAFQEVVSNLGQNGVMVILDNHLTTPGWCCSDNDLDAFFEYPNFDPAVWAKGLSKMASLFRNVTNVVGMSLRNEPRGTRDYPNLWFKYMPKGGEAVHAANPDVLVILSGIDYDTNLSFLRDRFFNVSFTDKLVFEQHWYSFSDGRDSWEKHNSNDFCAKIIEKVTHNGGFLIGRGFPLFLTEFGANLRSGDVSGNRYMNCLVAWAAENDLDWAVWALTGDYYLRTGQKHMVETFGVLAPNWKDVANSTYLQKLSGIQLPVRGPGLQSKKLLFHPTTGLCVTSNLSNNSPTLRLEQCRKAEPSTFNPSEGILWSNKMCVEAPDAVGQKVKLGVDTKCSKLGQTSATHMHLSFKTTSNGSLLCLDVDERDNSIVANPCKCLTMDASCDPASQWFKVL, encoded by the exons atggcTAGATCCATATCATTGTGTATCTTCTTCTTATTCATTTCTTGGATTCCAAAGCTAACCACAAGCTACCCTCTCTCCACAAAATCTAGATGGATCGTGGACGAGAAAGGCCAAAGGGTGAAGCTAGCCTGCGTGAACTGGCCGGCTCATCTCCAGCCCGCGGTGGCCGAAGGACTAAGCAAACAACCATTAGATTCCATCTCCAAGAAGATTGTCTCAATGGGATTTAACTGCGTTAGGCTCACTTGGCCTCTTGATTTGATGACTAATGACACATTGGCTCTTAAAGTTACCGTCAAACAGTCTTTTGAaaggttgaatctgcttgatgatGTTCTTGGCATTCAAACTCACAATCCCAAAATCCTTAACCTCCCCATATTCAATGCATTCCAG GAAGTGGTGTCGAACCTTGGACAAAACGGAGTGATGGTGATACTAGACAACCACTTGACAACGCCAGGATGGTGTTGCAGCGACAACGACCTCGACGCTTTCTTCGAATACCCTAACTTTGATCCCGCCGTCTGGGCCAAGGGATTGAGCAAGATGGCTTCTCTTTTCCGCAATGTCACTAATGTCGTTGGCATGAGCCTTAGGAACGAACCACGTGGTACCAGAGATTACCCTAACCTCTGGTTCAA GTACATGCCAAAAGGAGGAGAAGCAGTACACGCAGCAAACCCTGACGTCCTAGTCATCCTCTCCGGCATCGACTACGACACAAACCTCTCTTTCCTCCGTGACCGCTTCTTCAACGTCAGCTTCACCGACAAACTCGTCTTCGAGCAACATTGGTACAGCTTCTCCGACGGTCGTGACTCGTGGGAAAAGCACAACTCTAACGATTTTTGCGCGAAAATCATCGAGAAAGTCACACATAACGGAGGATTCTTGATCGGGAGAGGCTTTCCTTTGTTCTTGACTGAGTTTGGGGCTAACCTGAGAAGCGGTGACGTTAGCGGAAACCGGTATATGAATTGTTTGGTGGCTTGGGCCGCGGAGAATGATTTAGATTGGGCGGTTTGGGCATTAACCGGAGATTATTATTTGAGAACCGGTCAAAAACATATGGTTGAGACTTTTGGCGTTTTGGCTCCTAATTGGAAAGACGTCGCCAACTCTACTTACCTGCAAAAACTCTCCGGAATTCAACTTCCAGTTAGAG GACCCGGTTTACAATCCAAAAAACTTCTCTTCCACCCAACAACCGGCCTTTGCGTCACCAGTAATCTCTCAAACAATTCACCTACACTTCGATTGGAACAATGCCGTAAAGCCGAGCCATCAACCTTTAATCCCAGTGAAGGTATTCTCTGGAGTAACAAAATGTGCGTCGAGGCTCCAGATGCTGTTGGACAGAAAGTGAAGCTTGGAGTTGACACTAAGTGCTCTAAGTTGGGACAAACCTCAGCTACTCACATGCATTTGTCGTTTAAGACAACAAGTAATGGTTCGTTGCTATGCCTTGATGTGGATGAACGTGACAACAGCATCGTCGCTAACCCTTGCAAGTGTTTGACCATGGATGCTTCTTGTGATCCAGCGAGCCAATGGTTCAAAGttctttaa